The genomic stretch GTTCGCCGTTCGCCGAACCGGGGAAGACGGCGATCGCGTCCAGTTCCTCGAACAGAGCGGTCTCCAGAGCTCGCTGGACGCCCGTCCCGTCGAACTCGCGGACGAACTCCCCGATCCGGGTGAGCCCCGCCTCCTGGTCGTCCGAGAGCTCCGATACGATCTCGAAGTCGCCGTCGCCGGGCCGGTAGTCGATCGCGCCCTGCTCGTCGGCGCGCTTGAGCGCCTTCTCGGCGTGGGCGCTCGCGGGAACGATCGTCAGGTGCTCGTAGTCGGGATCGCTCGTGATCGCCTCGTAGTTCGCCTGCGCTTCGGGAGTATCCATCTTGTTCGCGGCGATCACCATCGGCTTCGTTTCCGTACGGATCTCACGGGCAAGCGCCGCACGCTCGTCGGAATCCCACTCGGCGGGCTCGAAGCCGAGGTCGAGTCGGAGGATCAGACGTTTGATCTCGTCCTTGGTGATCCCGAAGGCGCTCATCTGTTCGGCGAGCTCGACCTCGATGTCTGCCTCCTCGCCCGTGTACCGGTTCGAGAACTTCTCGATGCCCTTCTCGAGGATCTCGAGGTACCACATGTCGAGTTCGGTCTCCAGGAAGTCGATGTCGTCGCGGGGGTCGTGGCCCTCGGTGAGCTCGCCCTCGGCGTCAGTCGTTCCCGAGAAATCGACGACGTGAACGAGCACGTCCGTCTCGTTGAGATCGGTCAGGAACTGGTTTCCGAGCCCGTTGCCCTCGTGTGCACCGGGGATCAGCCCCGCGACGTCGA from Halalkalicoccus subterraneus encodes the following:
- a CDS encoding redox-regulated ATPase YchF codes for the protein MSYRIGLVGKPSVGKSTFFNAATMNDVPEGAYPFTTIDPSVGEAYVRVECAAPEFDHACTPETGFCREGTRFVPTKLVDVAGLIPGAHEGNGLGNQFLTDLNETDVLVHVVDFSGTTDAEGELTEGHDPRDDIDFLETELDMWYLEILEKGIEKFSNRYTGEEADIEVELAEQMSAFGITKDEIKRLILRLDLGFEPAEWDSDERAALAREIRTETKPMVIAANKMDTPEAQANYEAITSDPDYEHLTIVPASAHAEKALKRADEQGAIDYRPGDGDFEIVSELSDDQEAGLTRIGEFVREFDGTGVQRALETALFEELDAIAVFPGSANGEPEDGKFMRDCFVLPEGSTTEDFAYFLHSDIGEGLLHGIDCRSNRQVGAGHELDHRDVIEIVSTN